One Brassica napus cultivar Da-Ae chromosome A5, Da-Ae, whole genome shotgun sequence DNA window includes the following coding sequences:
- the LOC106356776 gene encoding uncharacterized protein LOC106356776: MSSSSSDGVDEAVEEWFDEEFDNLVDSLVNDQAKKPKRRAYYERHREEGHNQLWNDYFREHATYPPEMFRRRFRMHKPLFLRIVDALRNEVPYFQQRRNAHGRYGLSTLQKCTAAIRMLAYGQSGDTYDEYLRLGESTALLCLDNFTNAIIQLFGDEYLRKPTADDLQRLLDIGELRGFPGMVGSIDCMHWEWKNCPTAWRGQYTRGSGKPTIILEAVASQDLWIWHAFFGLPGTLNDINVLDRSPVLMTLYKVELLKSISKSTTTIIVWRTILATEFIRNGQHLSNQSHFLKLQKHSYLLNIKKP, encoded by the coding sequence atgtcatCCTCATCGTCAGATGGCGTAGATGAAGCTGTTGAAGAATGGTTCGATGAAGAATTTGATAATCTCGTCGACTCCCTAGTTAATGATCAAGCAAAAAAACCAAAGAGACGGGCTTACTACGAAAGACATCGGGAAGAAGGACACAATCAACTATGGAATGACTATTTCAGGGAACATGCTACATACCCACCGGAAATGTTTAGAAGACGTTTTCGAATGCACAAGCCattgttccttcgcattgtGGATGCTTTAAGAAATGAAGTTCCATactttcagcaaagaagaaaTGCTCACGGAAGGTACGGCCTATCTACACTACAAAAGTGTACAGCAGCTATACGTATGCTAGCATATGGTCAATCAGGAGATACgtatgacgaatatctccgactagGTGAAAGTACTGCACTTTTATGTTTAGACAATTTCACTAATGCGATAATACAATTGTTTGGCGATGAGTATCTAAGAAAACCTACAGCTGAtgatcttcaacgactactgGATATTGGAGAGTTACGCGGGTTCCCAGGAATGGTTggcagcatcgactgtatgcattgggagtggaaaaattgccCAACAGCTTGGAGAGGACAGTACACACGTGGttcaggaaagccgacaattATCTTAGAGGCGGTggcatcacaagatctttggatatggcacgcatttTTCGGACTTCCAGGTACCCTCAACGAtattaatgttcttgatcggtcaccGGTTTTGATGACGTTATACAAGGTCGAGCTCCTAAAGTCAATTTCAAAGTCAACAACCACAATTATCGTATGGCGTACTATCTTAGCGACGGAATTTATCCgaaatggtcaacatttatccaatcaatCTCACTTCCTCAAACTCCAAAAGCACAGCTAtttgctcaacatcaagaagccgtaa
- the LOC125608685 gene encoding glutathione S-transferase T3-like, translating into MDPLSFTSPGPVNIDVGSSDVPKPVERKKWTIQEDLVLISAWLNTSKDPIVSNQQKLGSFWKRIEDYFNSSPQLTGSASREWSQCKQRWGRLNDQVSKFVGSYEAALKEQASGQNENDVMKSAHDIFFNDYHSKFILEHAWRELRFDQKWRSISLPRDGAKEKRKESAETVPDSEEARPPGVKASKAAKRKKNGNEAAYDRLQSILDLKQNISKQKLLDRLLSKKEALTDSEMSLKEKLVVQVTGSTSTGVFGSFCRSRVVLASGVVVVVVGVFVSRVMMNSEFVFVSRV; encoded by the exons ATGGATCCGCTTTCCTTTACTTCTCCCGGCCCTGTGAACATAGACGTAGGGTCTTCTGATGTTCCTAAGCCGGTGGAAAGGAAAAAGTGGACAATACAAGAAGACTTAGTCCTCATAAGTGCTTGGTTAAACACAAGCAAGGATCCCATAGTTAGTAACCAGCAGAAGTTAGGGTCGTTTTGGAAAAGAATTGAGGATTATTTCAATTCAAGCCCTCAGCTCACAGGCTCTGCTTCTAGAGAGTGGAGTCAGTGCaagcagaggtggggaaggCTCAATGACCAGGTGTCTAAGTTTGTGGGAAGCTATGAAGCCGCTTTGAAGGAGCAAGCTAGTGGCCAAAATGAGAACGATGTCATGAAGTCTGCCCATGACATCTTCTTCAACGACTACCACAGCAAGTTCATACTTGAACATGCGTGGAGGGAGCTGCGGTTCGATCAAAAATGGAGGTCTATCTCTTTACCAAGAGATGGTGCaaaggagaaaaggaaggaaTCTGCAGAGACGGTGCCTGACTCGGAAGAGGCAAGGCCACCTGGTGTTAAGGCTTCCAAAGCAGCCAAACGCAAGAAGAATGGGAATGAAGCTGCATATGATCGACTACAGAGCATTCTAGACTTGAAACAGAACATATCCAAACAGAAACTACTAGATCGTCTCCTCTCAAAAAAAGAAGCTCTCACTGATAGTGAGATGTCTCTGAAGGAGAAACTC GTTGTGCAG GTCACGGGTTCAACTTCTACTGGCGTGTTTGGTTCTTTCTGCAGGTCACGGGTTGTACTAGCTAGTGGTGTAGTTGTGGTTGTAGTAGGTGTGTTTGTGTCACGGGTCATGATGAACTCAGAGTTTGTGTTTGTGTCACGGGTGTGA
- the LOC106422820 gene encoding rhomboid-like protein 14, mitochondrial: MAYSVEGRRRASGGMLPLLALSTVAEYYRLPWKPPVTAGLLAANTLVYLRPSFIDPFIPHINEVWFNPNLILKHKDLKRFFLSPFYHLDEPHLVYNMMSLLWKGIKLETSMGSSEFASMVFALLGMSQGVTLLLAKSLHVFFDYERAFYSEYSVGFSGVIFALKVVLNSRDEDYTSVYGILVPTKYAAWAELILVQMFMPSASFLGHLGGILAGILYLKLKRSSHSGLDPVSMVVRGVTRAVTLPLRFLSSLVRSRRRRITGRGRVGRGQSGVWRCQSCTYDNSGLQSVCEMCGLGRGRGNGWSVNQRQTHSSSSDIPLDELRRRRVERFS; encoded by the exons ATGGCGTATTCTgttgaaggaagaagaagagcaagcgGAGGGATGCTTCCTCTTCTGGCCCTCAGCACCGTCGCTGAGTACTACAGACTCCCGTGGAAACCTCCGGTGACGGCGGGTCTATTAGCCGCCAACACTCTCGTCTATCTCAGACCGTCTTTTATCGATCCGTTCATCCCTCACATCAACGAGGTCTGGTTCAATCCAAACCTCATCCTCAAG CACAAGGACTTGAAACGCTTCTTTCTATCACCGTTCTACCATCTAGACGAGCCTCACTTAGTCTACAACATGATGTCTCTTCTCTGGAAAGGTATCAAGCTGGAGACATCCATGGGAAGCAGCGAGTTCGCTTCGATGGTGTTTGCGCTTCTCGGTATGTCCCAAGGAGTCACGTTGCTGTTAGCCAAGTCCCTCCACGTGTTCTTCGACTACGAAAGAGCCTTTTACAGTGAGTACTCCGTGGGGTTCTCTGGCGTCATCTTTGCTTTGAAAGTTGTTCTCAATTCTCGGGATGAGGATTACACCAGCGTGTATGGGATCTTAGTTCCGACTAAGTATGCTGCTTGGGCAGAGTTGATACTTGTGCAGATGTTTATGCCTAGCGCTTCGTTTCTTGGGCATTTGGGTGGGATTCTTGCGGGGATTCTCTACTTGAAGCTGAAGAGGTCTTCTCACTCAGGTTTAGACCCTGTGAGTATGGTTGTTAGAGGTGTTACTCGAGCCGTGACTTTGCCGTTGAGGTTTCTGAGCAGTTTGGTTAGGTCTCGGAGGAGGAGGATAACAGGGAGAGGACGAGTGGGGAGAGGTCAGAGTGGTGTCTGGAGATGCCAGTCGTGTACTTATGACAATTCTGGTTTGCAAAGTGTTTGTGAGATGTGTGGCTTGGGACGAGGTAGAGGAAACGGATGGTCAGTGAACCAGAGACAGACACATTCTTCTTCTAGTGATATTCCTTTGGATGAGCTGCGTCGTCGAAGAGTAGAGAGGTTTAGTTAA
- the LOC125609008 gene encoding auxin-responsive protein IAA31-like yields the protein MENSNSYSPYSSSSVDSTKPSPSESSVNLSLSLTFPSTSSQRETSQDWPPIKPRLRDTLKSLRLRQRGYNTALFVKVYMEGVPIGRKLDLSTFSGYKSLLENLSHMFDTSVICGTRDSKNHVLTYQDKDGDWMMVGDIPWDMFLETVRRLKITRPERC from the exons ATGGAGAATTCTAACTCATATTCTCCTTATTCCTCATCCTCCGTAGACAGTACTAAGCCTTCACCTTCTGAATCTTCTGTTAATCTCTCCCTCAGCCTCACCTTTCCTTCTACTTCTTCACAAAG agAGACAAGCCAAGATTGGCCCCCTATAAAACCTCGTTTAAGGGACACACTAAAGAGTCTTCGTCTTCGTCAACGCGGTTACAACACAGCTCTCTTTGTTAAGGTTTATATGGAAGGTGTCCCCATTGGGAGAAAGCTTGATCTTTCCACATTCTCAGGCTACAAGAGTCTATTAGAAAATCTGTCTCACATGTTCGATACATCAGTTATCT GCGGTACACGAGATAGCAAAAACCATGTTTTGACATATCAAGACAAAGATGGAGATTGGATGATGGTTGGTGATATTCCATGGGA TATGTTTCTTGAAACCGTGAGGAGACTGAAGATCACAAGACCCGAGAGGTGTTAA
- the LOC125609009 gene encoding chromatin structure-remodeling complex protein BSH → MKASGKGPVKFRMPTAENLVPIRLDIQFEGQRYKDAFTWNPSDPDNEIVVFARRTVKDLKLPPAFFSQISQSIQSQLADFRAYEGQDMYTGEKIIPIKLDLRVNHTLIKDQFLWDLNNFESDPEEFARTLCKDLGVEDPEVGPAVAFAIREQLYEIAVQSVSSARESRLSKKSRRGSDYGSASKASGLSMDLVKLFSFKSSVVRKRKDLDVYEPMVDLLTNEEVDALEAREERHAR, encoded by the exons ATGAAGGCTTCAGGGAAAGGTCCCGTCAAGTTCAGGAT GCCTACTGCTGAGAACTTGGTACCTATTCGTTTAGACATTCAATTCGAGGGTCAGCGTTACAAAGATGCCTTCACTTGGAACCCTTCAG ACCCGGATAATGAGATCGTTGTCTTCGCTAGAAGGACTGTTAAAGACTTGAAACTCCCACCTGCGTTCTTCTCTCAGATTTCTCAATCTATTCAG TCTCAGCTCGCAGACTTTCGGGCATATGAAGGACAAGATATGTACACTGGTGAAAAGATCATACCAATCAAG cttgATCTCAGAGTTAATCACACCCTCATCAAGGATCAGTTCTTGTGG GACCTGAACAATTTCGAGAGTGATCCTGAGGAATTTGCAAGGACCTTGTGCAAGGATTTAGGTGTTGAAGATCCTGAAGTTGGA CCTGCTGTTGCATTTGCAATCAGAGAACAACTTTACGAG ATTGCAGTTCAAAGTGTGAGTTCAGCTAGGGAGAGTAGATTAAGCAAGAAAAGCCGCAGAGGATCTGATTATGGTTCTGCGAG CAAGGCAAGTGGCTTGTCAATGGACCTAGTGAAGTTATTCAGCTTTAAGTCCAGTGTAGTTCG GAAAAGGAAAGACTTGGATGTTTATGAACCAATGGTGGATCTGCTAACAAATGAGGAAGTTGATGCTCTTGAAGCCAGAGAAGAGAGGCATGCAAGGTGA
- the LOC125609007 gene encoding transcription factor HY5-like: MSLQRPNGNSSSSSSPKKHKTEESDEEELLMVPDMEAAGSTGVLSSNADDGVNKPEIDQTQNVTSTAKRGRGRDPVDKEYRSHKRLLRNRVSAQEARERKKVYVSDMESRANELQNNNDELEEKISTLMNENTMLRKMLINTRPKADDSH, encoded by the exons ATGTCTCTTCAACGACCCAATGGGAACTCGAGTTCCTCTTCGTCCCCCAAGAAGCACAAAACTG AGGAGAGTGACGAGGAGGAGTTGTTGATGGTTCCTGACATGGAAGCAGCTGGATCAACAGGTGTTCTAAGCAGCAACGCCGACGACGGAGTCAACAAACCGGAGATTGACCAGACCCAAAACGTAACCTCAACCGCCAAGCGGGGCCGTGGACGAGACCCAGTCGATAAAGAATACAGAAGCCACAAGAG ATTGTTGAGGAATAGAGTATCGGCACAAGAAGCGAGGGAGAGGAAGAAAGTGTATGTGAGTGATATGGAATCAAGAGCTAACGAATTGCAGAACAACAATGATGAGCTTGAGGAGAAGATCTCTACTTTGATGAACGAGAACACAATGCTTCGCAAAATGCTTATCAACACTAGGCCTAAAGCTGATGACAGTCACTAG
- the BNAA05G22690D gene encoding uncharacterized protein BNAA05G22690D, producing MASWKKTIATPFKKAATFFNQPQQSPQKGGRGGRMDAKAREEHERRMVQELQGEVMACGYDDVLVMWSILDKSNSSNNLTSS from the coding sequence atggcATCATGGAAGAAAACAATAGCAACACCGTTCAAGAAGGCAGCAACATTCTTCAACCAACCGCAGCAATCACCCCAAAAGGGTGGCCGCGGTGGAAGAATGGATGCAAAAGCGAGAGAAGAGCACGAGAGAAGGATGGTACAAGAGCTTCAAGGAGAAGTCATGGCTTGTGGTTACGATGATGTTCTCGTCATGTGGTCTATTCTCGACAAATCTAACTCCTCCAATAACCTCACTTCTTCTTAA
- the LOC106345291 gene encoding protein SUPPRESSOR OF NIM1 1-like, whose product MPPPQARLPWELEEEILTRLPPKVLVRFRTVCKQWNSLFNDRSFIYNHLSLPRPQFILLTKHTIYSIDITDPTMKLLERHTSRLGLCLHNANITTCDELLFFNYPRPWEKKTSLWNPWLRQVKWINLVVDKHFDVFGLGYDNSRPEKVYKMLGYMRYQINVYPDRVVIYECAFQTLRFIDTPDEDMPMSETAKSSHVSLNGNLYWIACNRQTREYFIQSFDFSSEIFKPVCLLPFQESPSCDEHVLAVFKGDRFSLLMQCYLTRKIDIWVTKRKIDDTEEVVWMKLMTLTATNLPKLFNKLYGVSYFIYDKTLVMCCGDDESGKPCIYIVKGDTCDKIHIGADLNSLASRITWFSHCAYVPNWTSVPLEF is encoded by the exons ATGCCTCCTCCGCAAGCTAGGCTTCCATGGGAACTGGAGGAAGAAATACTCACTCGTCTTCCACCTAAAGTTCTCGTTCGGTTCAGAACCGTATGCAAACAATGGAACTCTCTTTTCAACGACAGGAGTTTCATCTACAACCACCTGTCCCTCCCCCGTCCTCAGTTCATCCTCCTGACCAAACACACCATTTATTCGATAGACATCACCGATCCAACTATGAAGTTGCTTGAGCGACACACCTCTCGCCTTGGTTTATGTTTGCATAACGCAAACATCACTACATGCGATGAGTTGTTGTTTTTTAACTATCCACGCCCTTGGGAGAAGAAGACATCACTCTGGAATCCATGGCTGAGACAGGTTAAGTGGATCAACTTGGTTGTGGACAAACACTTCGATGTTTTTGGGTTAGGGTACGACAATAGTAGGCCTGAAAAGGTTTACAAGATGTTAGGGTATATGAGAT ACCAGATAAATGTATACCCTGACAGAGTTGTGATCTACGAGTGTGCGTTTCAAACGTTGAGGTTTATTGATACACCTGACGAGGACATGCCCATGTCTGAAACAGCTAAAAGTTCACATGTGTCTTTGAATGGAAATTTGTATTGGATTGCTTGCAATCGCCAAACTCGCGAGTATTTCATCCAAAGCTTTGACTTCTCTAGTGAGATTTTCAAACCCGTCTGTCTCCTTCCGTTTCAAGAAAGCCCTTCTTGTGATGAGCATGTTCTCGCGGTTTTCAAAGGAGATCGGTTTTCGTTGTTAATGCAATGCTATTTGACAAGGAAGATTGATATTTGGGTAACGAAGAGGAAGATTGATGATACAGAGGAAGTGGTGTGGATGAAGTTGATGACTCTAACAGCAACTAACTTGCCAAAGTTGTTTAATAAGCTTTATGGTGTTAGTTACTTCATCTATGACAAGACACTAGTCATGTGTTGTGGGGACGATGAAAGTGGAAAGCCTTGCATCTATATTGTCAAGGGAGATACGTGCGATAAGATTCATATAGGTGCTGACCTAAACAGCCTTGCATCTAGGATCACTTGGTTTTCTCACTGTGCCTATGTTCCAAATTGGACTTCTGTTCCTTTAGAGTTTTAG